From the Billgrantia sulfidoxydans genome, one window contains:
- the fliS gene encoding flagellar export chaperone FliS has product MSTMRGAAAYGRGAGAYARVGVESAVMSASPHQLIVMLFDGALSAIRAARIHMQAGNTVEKGKAISKALDIVNNGLLAALDIEKGGEIADRLGSLYDYVGRLLLAANLHSDQESLDQAEKLLDDIASAWREIGGAGAQG; this is encoded by the coding sequence ATGAGTACCATGCGAGGAGCTGCCGCTTACGGACGAGGTGCCGGTGCCTATGCCAGGGTTGGCGTCGAGAGCGCCGTGATGTCCGCCTCGCCGCATCAACTGATCGTGATGCTGTTCGACGGTGCCCTGAGCGCCATCCGCGCGGCGCGCATCCACATGCAGGCGGGCAATACCGTGGAGAAGGGCAAGGCCATCTCCAAGGCGCTCGACATCGTCAATAATGGGCTGCTGGCAGCGCTGGACATTGAAAAAGGGGGCGAGATTGCCGATCGGCTGGGCTCGCTTTACGACTACGTCGGTCGGCTGCTGCTGGCGGCCAACCTGCACAGTGATCAGGAGAGCCTCGACCAGGCCGAGAAGCTGCTGGACGACATCGCCTCGGCGTGGCGAGAAATAGGCGGCGCTGGAGCGCAAGGCTGA
- a CDS encoding HD domain-containing phosphohydrolase, protein MAQVQDEFLRVGSPSEIEALLERLIQPGGASLLLDKPDSTPMPVVVMEQAAPQSLLLDITAVREIMGELKRGVGFRLLGQVQGKMIRTPALKSRQVETAGGRVQCHCEYPHYLEELQRRESFRARLRLGMEVGAIVRGAEGETAVQGDLKDLSQQGCQLELPASAAALLAEAVLVEVELCFPNDTRFTVQAVPRHTVADSDRQTLRVGFQFEKCTAEQERKLWFFVREIERESSRYGDDADVGRLPSMLFQSQSAGASAPVGRRNLQAYPTPMARRLARVAGYLDAQLLELQQGDEIDSVQLSRHADMLLQLAEEDIEALLFATRCLGQEPLLVRHGLGVAVHVLALANSGSVPRDVRKALAASAMVHDLGKGLLPPGLLAAESLGPEARARLREHVMLLKQRLGSCQWLAAGVVSAVVGGINERLDGSGYPAGATSEGLPELARMSAVVDVVDAMRRDRSDRPAWRIDAVYRHLLKSPGQFDPRWVKRYVQRFGLRPVGSLVRFSGGALAWVQRLDQQGKPFQVQLTEHVAPPGDALGEVLRGDVTSRLGEMVEEVPVST, encoded by the coding sequence ATGGCGCAGGTTCAGGACGAATTTCTTCGAGTGGGGAGCCCGAGCGAGATCGAGGCGCTGCTGGAGCGGTTGATCCAGCCCGGCGGAGCTTCACTGCTGCTTGACAAGCCCGACAGCACGCCCATGCCGGTGGTAGTGATGGAGCAGGCGGCGCCGCAATCCCTTCTGCTCGATATCACCGCCGTTCGCGAAATCATGGGTGAGCTCAAGCGCGGGGTCGGCTTTCGCCTGCTGGGGCAGGTGCAGGGCAAGATGATCCGCACGCCGGCGCTCAAGTCGCGGCAGGTCGAGACGGCGGGGGGGCGGGTGCAGTGTCATTGCGAATATCCTCACTATCTCGAAGAACTGCAGCGGCGCGAGTCCTTTCGTGCCCGCCTGCGACTGGGCATGGAAGTCGGCGCCATCGTGCGCGGTGCCGAGGGCGAGACCGCAGTGCAAGGGGACCTCAAGGATCTCTCCCAGCAGGGGTGTCAGTTGGAACTGCCCGCCTCGGCCGCTGCGCTGCTGGCCGAGGCCGTGCTGGTCGAGGTAGAGCTTTGCTTTCCCAACGATACGCGCTTCACCGTACAGGCGGTGCCGCGCCACACGGTGGCGGATAGCGATCGCCAGACCCTGAGAGTAGGGTTCCAGTTCGAGAAGTGTACCGCCGAGCAGGAGCGCAAGCTGTGGTTCTTCGTTCGCGAGATCGAGCGCGAGTCGTCGCGTTACGGCGATGATGCCGATGTCGGCCGCCTGCCCTCGATGCTGTTTCAGAGCCAGTCGGCAGGCGCCTCGGCCCCGGTCGGCAGGCGCAACCTGCAGGCCTACCCGACACCGATGGCGCGTCGGCTGGCACGGGTGGCAGGCTACCTCGATGCCCAACTGCTCGAGCTGCAGCAGGGTGACGAGATCGACTCGGTTCAACTCTCGCGCCATGCCGACATGCTGCTCCAACTGGCCGAGGAGGACATCGAGGCGCTGCTGTTCGCCACTCGTTGCCTGGGGCAGGAGCCACTACTGGTCCGCCATGGGCTTGGGGTTGCCGTACATGTGCTGGCCCTGGCTAACAGCGGCTCGGTGCCGCGGGACGTACGCAAGGCGCTGGCTGCCAGCGCCATGGTGCATGACCTGGGCAAGGGGCTGCTGCCCCCCGGCTTGCTGGCCGCCGAATCGCTGGGGCCAGAAGCGCGGGCTCGCCTCCGCGAGCACGTGATGCTGCTGAAGCAGCGGCTGGGCAGTTGCCAATGGCTGGCGGCGGGGGTCGTGAGTGCGGTCGTGGGTGGCATCAACGAACGCCTCGATGGCAGCGGTTACCCGGCGGGGGCAACGAGCGAAGGCTTGCCCGAGCTGGCCCGCATGAGTGCGGTGGTGGACGTGGTGGATGCCATGCGGCGCGACCGCTCCGACCGCCCCGCCTGGCGCATCGACGCGGTATACCGGCATCTGCTCAAGTCACCTGGCCAGTTCGACCCGCGCTGGGTGAAGCGATACGTGCAGCGCTTCGGGCTGCGCCCGGTGGGCTCGCTGGTGCGTTTCTCCGGCGGCGCGTTGGCCTGGGTGCAGCGGCTCGACCAGCAGGGCAAGCCCTTCCAGGTACAGCTGACCGAGCATGTGGCTCCGCCTGGAGACGCGCTCGGGGAGGTACTGCGCGGGGATGTCACGTCGCGCCTGGGAGAAATGGTCGAAGAGGTGCCCGTCTCGACGTGA
- a CDS encoding EAL domain-containing protein, with product MPNNSQQVALHAWLVLVPVLLLIMGIVNGLATWQLPVEWQPPGISLPIMVLVGGGLLATLVSRVPLAQLCGALLLPIGLYAPLLAWLASAFGEAFTFGQPPLTPMTSVAVLIVAACLMAGNRSVRARLSWWLGGAGLCLVGGVSVVAGLRPDLLDIGPWDSAFATPFIALPALLSGTAMMLMARHPSVVLTLNRGMILALTGGVLASGIAWYALTMQQYDARQQHAAELFFTFKVSAERVVDNKQREIQRMAERWVEFGGLPPRRYREVEVDGYFRDMPSLVALHWQSGLDEQLRWGREKGDFRLAGWVTKHDWLLDWLAVGGPYPRWVLPDEAHPELALVSVPLSPPAHGKLIAVLDLTRLFREEVNTLVTPLRLSLQSDESLLPINHRQDIEGVELRRGLVMLPGGAAMKMRVHDAGPQRASLTGLMPLGVAVGGLVMSYLLAFSLGMAGLGRRRSLALARTQRHLRAQQRVQTLIARDQPLEDTLKAICRIVEAQVPGGIASIMLCDEAQQRLERLYSVSLPQAYCEAIGEVTIGPDNGACGRAAYLRDFVICADLANDPRWVGYHALTARHGLRACWSCPVVGSNQQLLGTFAIYYQRPGEPARSDRRRVIEAAELVSLAVERERNRRALKENEQRYRSMFTYHPDAVFSLDLEGHFTTANAACSSVTGYALKQLIGLHFSKLVESDDRERVAALYRDADKGEAFRYTVTIAHREARSVYLDVTNLPIVVNDRIIGFYGIAKDMTERHRRETELRILQRSVEASINGIIISDARQPNNPIIYVNEAFERITGYRRDEVLGRNGRFLQGNDTDTQAMAQLRQAIAEQREINVTLCNYRKDGTPFWNNLYLAPVRDDEGVVTHFIGIQHDISERKSYEAKLSYHASHDALTGLANRSLFEDHLMHDVLLAQRHGCHLAVLFLDLDDFKPINDSLGHEVGDQVLIQAAQRLADELDPGDTLARFGSDEFVILLPELEREEDAIRLVERLLPCIGRPYRVGEHELYIGASVGIAFLRKELENPVELIQQADMAMYRAKQKGRNAWECFTSDINDEVSERMALRNDLQEAIEAENFELHYQPLLAAQGGQVVGFEALVRWKHPVKGYLSPGLFIPLAEDTGQIGPISEWVLRQACRDMCRLAAKGYGRYRVSVNLSPLQFRRANFLSNLQQALLETGLSPDCLELELTEGILMSDTAAAVETLHRLRDMGVEVSIDDFGTGFSSLSYLKQLPIGKIKIDRSFVRDVTVNRHDSAIVQGIISMAHHLGLLVVAEGIEEAAQRDFLAAHGCDVFQGFFFARPMPLEKLKAYLTQRGAVPGQGDSLSIPLDGEALTAGAQSWPDDNH from the coding sequence ATGCCCAACAATTCTCAGCAAGTGGCGCTCCATGCCTGGCTGGTGCTGGTGCCGGTGTTGCTGCTGATCATGGGCATCGTCAACGGCCTGGCCACTTGGCAGCTCCCGGTCGAGTGGCAGCCGCCCGGCATCAGCCTGCCCATCATGGTGCTGGTTGGCGGAGGGCTGTTGGCGACGCTTGTGAGCAGGGTGCCGTTGGCCCAGCTCTGTGGGGCACTGCTGCTGCCGATCGGCCTTTATGCGCCGCTGCTGGCATGGCTGGCTTCCGCGTTTGGCGAGGCGTTCACGTTCGGGCAGCCACCGCTGACGCCGATGACCAGCGTCGCGGTACTGATCGTTGCCGCCTGCCTGATGGCGGGCAATCGCTCGGTGCGCGCCCGCTTGTCCTGGTGGCTTGGAGGGGCTGGCCTGTGCCTGGTGGGGGGAGTGAGTGTAGTGGCGGGGCTGCGGCCCGACCTGCTGGACATCGGCCCCTGGGATAGCGCCTTCGCAACGCCTTTCATCGCCTTGCCCGCGCTGCTGAGCGGTACGGCCATGATGCTGATGGCACGGCACCCGAGCGTGGTGCTCACGCTGAATCGCGGGATGATCCTGGCCTTGACTGGTGGAGTGCTGGCCAGCGGCATTGCCTGGTATGCGCTTACCATGCAGCAGTACGATGCCAGGCAGCAGCACGCCGCGGAGCTGTTCTTCACCTTCAAGGTCAGCGCCGAGCGTGTGGTGGACAACAAGCAGCGCGAGATCCAGCGCATGGCGGAGCGCTGGGTCGAGTTTGGCGGCCTGCCGCCCCGGCGATATCGGGAAGTGGAGGTCGATGGCTACTTTCGTGACATGCCGAGCCTGGTGGCGCTCCACTGGCAGTCCGGGCTCGACGAGCAGCTTCGCTGGGGGCGGGAAAAAGGCGATTTTCGACTCGCCGGCTGGGTGACGAAACACGATTGGCTGCTGGACTGGCTGGCGGTGGGTGGCCCCTACCCACGCTGGGTGCTGCCGGACGAAGCGCACCCCGAGCTTGCCCTGGTCTCCGTGCCGCTGTCGCCTCCCGCCCATGGCAAGCTGATCGCCGTGCTCGATCTCACGCGCCTGTTTCGCGAAGAGGTGAATACGCTGGTCACCCCACTGCGCCTCTCGTTGCAGAGTGATGAGAGCCTGTTGCCGATCAACCACCGCCAGGATATCGAGGGGGTGGAGCTCAGACGTGGCCTGGTGATGCTGCCGGGCGGCGCGGCCATGAAGATGCGCGTCCACGATGCCGGTCCGCAGAGGGCCAGCCTGACGGGGCTGATGCCGTTGGGCGTCGCCGTGGGCGGGTTGGTCATGAGCTATCTGTTGGCCTTCAGTCTCGGCATGGCCGGCCTGGGCCGGCGCCGTTCGCTGGCCCTGGCGCGCACCCAGCGTCACCTGAGGGCACAGCAGCGCGTACAGACACTGATTGCGCGGGACCAGCCTCTGGAGGATACGCTGAAGGCGATCTGCCGGATCGTCGAGGCCCAGGTGCCGGGTGGCATCGCGTCGATCATGCTCTGCGACGAGGCGCAGCAACGGCTGGAGCGACTGTACAGCGTCAGCCTGCCGCAAGCCTACTGCGAGGCGATCGGGGAGGTGACGATAGGCCCTGATAACGGTGCCTGCGGCCGTGCGGCATACCTTCGTGACTTCGTGATATGCGCCGACCTGGCCAACGATCCGCGCTGGGTCGGTTACCATGCGCTGACGGCTCGCCATGGCCTGAGGGCCTGCTGGTCCTGTCCGGTGGTCGGCAGCAACCAGCAGCTGTTGGGCACCTTCGCCATTTACTATCAGCGGCCGGGCGAGCCTGCGCGGAGCGACCGCCGACGTGTGATCGAGGCGGCCGAACTGGTCTCGCTGGCGGTGGAGCGTGAGCGTAACCGTCGAGCGCTGAAAGAGAACGAGCAGCGCTACCGTTCGATGTTCACCTACCATCCCGACGCGGTTTTCTCGCTCGACCTGGAGGGGCATTTCACCACGGCCAATGCGGCCTGCAGCAGCGTGACAGGCTACGCCCTGAAGCAGCTGATCGGCTTGCATTTCTCGAAGCTGGTGGAGTCGGACGACCGTGAGCGTGTCGCTGCCCTCTATCGCGATGCCGACAAGGGCGAGGCATTCCGCTATACGGTCACCATTGCGCATCGCGAGGCGCGCAGCGTCTATCTGGACGTGACCAACCTTCCCATCGTGGTCAACGACCGCATCATCGGCTTTTATGGCATTGCCAAGGACATGACGGAGCGGCACCGCCGCGAGACGGAGCTCCGCATCCTGCAGCGCAGCGTCGAGGCCAGCATCAACGGCATCATCATCAGCGACGCCCGGCAGCCCAATAATCCCATCATCTACGTCAACGAGGCGTTCGAGCGTATCACCGGCTACCGCCGCGACGAGGTGTTGGGGCGCAACGGGCGCTTCTTGCAGGGCAACGATACCGATACCCAGGCCATGGCGCAGTTGAGGCAGGCTATTGCCGAACAGCGCGAAATCAACGTCACGCTGTGCAACTACCGCAAGGATGGCACACCGTTCTGGAACAATCTCTACCTGGCGCCGGTGCGGGACGACGAGGGCGTCGTGACGCATTTCATCGGCATCCAGCACGACATTTCCGAGCGCAAGTCCTACGAGGCGAAGCTTTCCTATCACGCCAGTCACGATGCGCTGACGGGGCTGGCCAACCGCTCGCTGTTCGAGGATCACCTGATGCACGATGTGCTGCTCGCCCAGCGGCACGGGTGTCACCTGGCGGTACTGTTCCTCGACCTGGATGATTTCAAGCCGATCAACGACAGCCTCGGCCACGAAGTGGGCGACCAGGTCTTGATCCAGGCCGCCCAGCGCCTGGCTGATGAGCTCGACCCGGGCGATACGCTGGCCCGCTTCGGCAGCGATGAGTTCGTCATCCTGCTGCCCGAGCTGGAGCGCGAAGAGGATGCCATCCGCCTGGTCGAGAGGCTGCTTCCCTGTATCGGACGCCCGTATCGGGTTGGCGAGCACGAACTCTACATCGGCGCCAGCGTGGGCATCGCCTTCCTTCGCAAGGAGCTGGAAAATCCCGTCGAGCTGATCCAGCAGGCCGACATGGCGATGTACCGAGCCAAGCAGAAGGGGCGCAACGCCTGGGAGTGTTTCACCAGCGATATCAATGACGAAGTGAGCGAGCGCATGGCGCTGCGCAACGACTTGCAGGAAGCGATCGAGGCCGAGAACTTCGAACTGCACTACCAGCCCCTGCTCGCCGCACAGGGCGGGCAGGTGGTCGGCTTCGAGGCGCTGGTACGCTGGAAGCATCCGGTCAAGGGGTACCTTTCGCCGGGGCTGTTCATTCCGCTGGCCGAGGACACCGGCCAGATCGGGCCGATCAGCGAATGGGTGCTGCGCCAGGCGTGCCGTGACATGTGTCGGTTGGCCGCCAAGGGGTACGGCCGCTATCGCGTCTCGGTCAACCTCTCACCGCTGCAGTTCCGCCGCGCCAATTTCCTGAGCAACCTGCAGCAGGCGCTGCTGGAAACCGGCCTGTCGCCGGACTGCCTCGAGCTTGAGCTCACCGAGGGCATCCTGATGAGCGATACCGCGGCGGCCGTCGAGACGCTGCATCGTCTGCGCGACATGGGAGTGGAGGTGTCCATCGATGACTTCGGCACCGGCTTCTCGAGCTTGAGCTACTTGAAGCAGCTGCCCATCGGTAAGATCAAGATCGACCGCAGCTTCGTACGTGACGTCACTGTCAATCGCCACGACAGCGCCATCGTGCAGGGTATCATCTCCATGGCCCATCACCTGGGGCTGCTGGTAGTGGCCGAAGGCATCGAGGAAGCGGCGCAGCGCGACTTCCTGGCGGCGCACGGCTGCGACGTCTTCCAGGGCTTCTTCTTTGCCCGCCCGATGCCTCTCGAAAAGCTTAAGGCCTACTTGACGCAACGAGGCGCGGTGCCCGGACAAGGTGACAGCCTGTCGATACCGCTCGACGGTGAGGCGCTCACGGCCGGGGCTCAGTCGTGGCCAGACGATAACCACTAA
- a CDS encoding GGDEF domain-containing protein codes for MLLSKSREPREFHSRRLDALAEPPEVGHELFVGLSVLRDTLSSRHHSRDFAFAHARYLRSRVLALALIFALLSPLWIVVDALVLPSELLYLTLAGRVGLLLGLVAVLVLAYCSRERIWRIRFCAGMLLALPAGFYLFVLVMLPAEQLRNLVGYGFIPFLLVAALSVFPFTLIESLAAGLAMLGLLAFSQLNDGSWMSGRGLESVWLLSSLLLVSLAANHFQLSLLLRLYRQATHDPLTGLYNRGALEVHLEKVQAWQRDIEGQDSLGSVPCSLLLADLDHFKRINDSYGHSAGDSVLCQFAELLEHQTRRHDCVARYGGEEFVIILVGSGQARALEVAERIRHAVEETEFHGHAGEPIPVTTSIGVTRLAQDEPAQEALKRADEALYRAKREGRNQVVAALDPSDA; via the coding sequence ATGCTCTTGAGCAAGTCGCGTGAGCCTCGTGAGTTCCACAGCCGGCGCCTGGATGCACTGGCCGAGCCGCCCGAAGTGGGGCATGAGCTGTTCGTCGGCTTGAGCGTCCTGCGCGATACCCTGAGCAGCCGCCACCACTCGCGGGACTTCGCTTTCGCCCATGCGCGCTACCTGCGCAGCCGCGTGCTGGCCCTGGCGCTCATCTTCGCGCTGCTCTCGCCGCTGTGGATCGTGGTGGATGCCCTGGTGCTGCCGAGCGAGCTGCTGTACCTGACCCTGGCGGGAAGGGTGGGGCTGCTGCTGGGGCTGGTGGCCGTGCTGGTGCTGGCTTATTGCAGCCGCGAGCGGATCTGGCGCATCCGCTTCTGTGCCGGCATGCTGCTGGCCCTGCCGGCGGGGTTCTACCTGTTCGTGCTGGTCATGCTGCCGGCGGAGCAGCTACGCAACTTGGTGGGGTATGGGTTCATCCCCTTCCTGCTGGTGGCGGCGCTGAGCGTCTTTCCCTTCACCCTCATCGAATCGCTCGCGGCCGGCCTTGCCATGCTCGGGCTGCTGGCATTCTCGCAGCTGAACGACGGGAGCTGGATGAGCGGCCGCGGGCTGGAGAGCGTCTGGCTGCTCTCCAGCCTGTTGCTGGTGTCGCTGGCGGCCAACCACTTTCAGCTCAGCCTGCTGCTGCGGCTCTATCGCCAGGCCACGCACGACCCGCTGACTGGGCTCTACAACCGCGGTGCGCTGGAGGTACATCTGGAGAAGGTCCAGGCCTGGCAGCGTGACATCGAAGGGCAGGATAGTCTCGGCAGCGTACCCTGTTCGCTCCTGCTGGCGGACCTCGACCATTTCAAGCGTATCAACGACAGCTACGGCCACTCGGCTGGCGATAGCGTGCTGTGCCAGTTTGCCGAGCTGCTGGAGCACCAGACGCGCCGTCACGATTGTGTCGCGCGCTATGGGGGCGAGGAGTTCGTCATCATCCTGGTCGGCAGCGGCCAGGCCAGGGCGCTGGAAGTCGCCGAGCGCATTCGGCATGCCGTGGAGGAGACCGAGTTTCACGGCCACGCTGGCGAGCCCATACCCGTCACGACCAGCATCGGCGTGACCCGCCTGGCGCAGGACGAGCCGGCGCAGGAGGCACTCAAGCGGGCCGACGAAGCGCTCTACCGGGCCAAGCGGGAGGGGCGTAACCAGGTGGTGGCCGCGCTGGACCCAAGCGACGCTTGA
- a CDS encoding DUF2835 domain-containing protein has product MPSVDVVLKLSAEACLAHYQGRVGQVLAMSLDGRRVAFPAEALRHVVSRDGVHGVFRLCFTPEGRFRSIARLDRFA; this is encoded by the coding sequence ATGCCGAGTGTCGATGTCGTGTTGAAGCTGTCCGCCGAGGCCTGCCTCGCCCATTACCAGGGCAGGGTGGGGCAGGTGCTGGCCATGAGCCTGGATGGCCGGCGCGTGGCGTTCCCTGCCGAGGCGCTGCGCCACGTGGTGAGCCGGGATGGCGTGCATGGCGTCTTTCGCCTCTGCTTCACGCCGGAGGGGCGCTTCCGATCGATCGCACGTCTGGATCGGTTCGCATGA
- a CDS encoding TRAP transporter substrate-binding protein, translating to MNRLQTKSLPLTSLAAAVALATSTSALAEPERVIDVSLPLGPESQQGVGILKFGEELERLSGGRLAIEPHYDNALGAEREVVEGMGMGMIDAGITSTGPMGGFVDEFMLFDLPYVFENHEHAYAFLDSEHGEELARLAEEGMNVKFLAWMENGFRHNTNSVRPLEHPSDLEGINHRTQESRVQVDTWEALGANATPMAWTEVYTALQQGVMDSQENPLATIYDVNFYEVQDYLNMTQHVYSPAPLMMSLDLFNSFSEEDQAIILEAAQIALPVQRETSQELEQRYLGELEELGMTVTHPDLEPFREAVRPVIDEWAPTVGEDLVDAALNYEY from the coding sequence ATGAACCGCTTGCAGACCAAGTCCCTACCCCTCACCTCCTTGGCAGCCGCCGTCGCTCTGGCCACATCAACTTCCGCTCTTGCCGAGCCAGAGCGTGTCATCGACGTCAGCCTCCCGCTGGGCCCCGAATCCCAGCAGGGTGTAGGCATTCTCAAGTTTGGCGAGGAGCTCGAACGCCTCTCGGGCGGCCGTCTGGCTATCGAGCCCCATTACGACAATGCCCTTGGGGCCGAGCGAGAGGTCGTCGAGGGCATGGGGATGGGCATGATCGACGCCGGCATCACCTCGACCGGCCCCATGGGGGGGTTCGTCGACGAGTTCATGCTCTTCGATCTTCCGTATGTCTTCGAGAACCACGAGCATGCCTACGCCTTCCTGGATAGCGAGCATGGCGAAGAGCTTGCTCGACTGGCCGAAGAGGGCATGAACGTCAAGTTCCTGGCGTGGATGGAGAACGGCTTCCGCCACAACACCAACTCGGTGCGTCCGCTCGAACATCCCAGCGACCTGGAAGGTATCAACCACCGCACCCAGGAAAGCCGCGTGCAGGTCGATACCTGGGAAGCGCTGGGTGCCAATGCCACCCCCATGGCCTGGACCGAGGTCTACACTGCGCTTCAGCAGGGCGTGATGGATAGCCAGGAGAACCCACTGGCGACCATCTACGATGTCAATTTCTATGAAGTTCAGGATTACCTGAACATGACCCAGCACGTCTACTCTCCGGCGCCCCTGATGATGAGCCTGGACCTTTTCAACTCCTTCAGCGAGGAAGACCAGGCCATCATCCTGGAAGCGGCCCAAATCGCGTTGCCCGTCCAGCGTGAAACCAGCCAGGAACTCGAGCAGCGCTACCTCGGTGAACTCGAGGAACTGGGCATGACCGTGACCCACCCCGATCTCGAACCGTTCCGCGAGGCTGTCCGCCCCGTCATCGACGAATGGGCCCCCACCGTCGGCGAGGACCTTGTCGACGCTGCCCTCAACTACGAGTACTGA
- a CDS encoding TRAP transporter small permease, giving the protein MKTYLLLANRAIDQFNRLIGWGLAALLLVMTVLIFWQVFARFVIGKPLFFSDEIARFAMLWLTFIGAGYAYRRGALISVDIVLEYAGKTLGCLLRIAIILCSALFAFIMVKYGLDIVERVSSQTAPSTRISMMWPYLAVPVGGVVILINSVGLLIDEALGKPYSPKQEVN; this is encoded by the coding sequence ATGAAGACCTATCTATTGCTGGCCAATAGGGCCATCGACCAGTTTAACCGCCTGATTGGCTGGGGGCTGGCCGCACTCCTGCTGGTGATGACCGTGCTCATCTTCTGGCAGGTATTTGCCCGATTCGTGATAGGAAAACCTCTGTTCTTCTCCGATGAGATTGCCCGCTTTGCCATGCTCTGGCTCACCTTCATCGGGGCCGGTTACGCCTATCGCAGGGGCGCGCTGATCTCCGTGGATATCGTGCTGGAATATGCAGGAAAGACGTTGGGCTGCCTGCTGCGGATCGCCATTATCCTGTGTTCGGCGCTGTTCGCTTTCATCATGGTCAAGTACGGGCTGGATATCGTGGAACGCGTCTCGAGCCAGACCGCTCCCAGCACCCGGATTTCCATGATGTGGCCCTATCTTGCGGTGCCCGTGGGTGGCGTCGTCATTCTGATCAACAGCGTGGGGCTGCTGATCGATGAAGCACTCGGCAAACCGTACAGCCCTAAACAGGAGGTGAACTGA
- a CDS encoding TRAP transporter large permease — protein sequence MALLLFLVLISLFLIGVPIAFSLGLASAVTVWHGDLMPMLVIAQQLIASVNSFPLMAIPFFILAGYLMQGGGISQRLVDFSNTLVGSMTGGLAMVAIVTSLFFAAISGSGAATTAAIGSILIPAMLAKGYPGGYAAANQAASGALGVIIPPSIPLILYGIAANVSVGDMFIAGILPGVLVTLTLLLFAYFFAKANGLGGNEKSSFKDVLRAGRKAILAILMPIIILGGIYGGIFTPTEAAVVAVAYSFLIGFVIYREIKLASLVGILKQSAVTTAVVLSIIGAAGLYGRILQRLRVPNMISDFVISAIDSPLLFIILANLLLLVAGMFIEAAAAILIFVPILLPIAIGFGFDPVHFGIIMVVNLAMGMFTPPVGLNLFVASQITNIGIARLTWAVMPFVGIVLINLLIISLLPFLSTWLPSL from the coding sequence ATGGCACTGCTCCTGTTCCTGGTGTTGATTTCCCTGTTCCTCATCGGCGTTCCCATCGCCTTTTCGCTCGGCCTGGCTTCTGCCGTGACCGTATGGCATGGCGACCTGATGCCGATGCTGGTCATCGCCCAGCAGCTCATCGCCTCGGTGAACTCCTTCCCGCTGATGGCGATCCCGTTCTTCATCCTGGCAGGCTACCTGATGCAAGGGGGAGGCATCTCCCAGCGCCTGGTCGATTTCTCCAATACGCTGGTCGGCAGCATGACGGGGGGCCTGGCCATGGTCGCCATCGTCACCTCGCTGTTTTTCGCCGCCATCTCCGGGTCTGGGGCAGCGACTACCGCGGCGATCGGCTCCATCCTGATCCCTGCCATGCTGGCCAAGGGCTACCCCGGCGGCTACGCCGCCGCCAACCAGGCCGCCTCCGGCGCCCTCGGCGTGATCATTCCTCCCAGCATCCCGCTGATACTCTATGGCATCGCCGCCAACGTCTCGGTGGGCGACATGTTCATCGCCGGCATCCTGCCGGGCGTTCTGGTCACCTTGACGCTGCTGCTCTTCGCCTACTTCTTCGCCAAGGCCAACGGCCTGGGAGGCAACGAAAAGAGCTCCTTCAAGGACGTCCTCCGGGCCGGGCGGAAAGCCATTCTGGCAATCCTGATGCCGATCATCATTCTGGGGGGCATCTATGGCGGTATCTTTACGCCGACCGAAGCCGCAGTGGTGGCGGTTGCCTACTCCTTCCTGATCGGTTTCGTCATCTACCGAGAAATCAAGCTCGCCAGCCTGGTGGGCATCCTCAAGCAATCGGCAGTCACCACCGCGGTGGTGCTCAGCATCATCGGCGCCGCAGGGCTCTACGGTCGCATCCTGCAGCGCTTGAGGGTGCCAAACATGATTTCCGATTTCGTGATCTCGGCCATCGACAGCCCGCTGTTGTTCATTATCCTGGCCAACCTCCTGCTGCTGGTGGCCGGCATGTTCATCGAGGCGGCCGCGGCGATCCTGATCTTCGTGCCGATCCTGCTGCCTATTGCCATCGGCTTCGGCTTCGACCCGGTTCACTTCGGCATCATCATGGTGGTCAACCTGGCCATGGGCATGTTCACGCCGCCGGTCGGCCTCAACCTGTTCGTTGCGTCCCAGATCACCAACATCGGCATTGCCCGGCTCACCTGGGCCGTCATGCCCTTCGTCGGCATCGTGCTCATCAACCTGCTGATCATCAGCCTGCTGCCCTTCCTTTCCACCTGGCTGCCTTCGTTGTAA